The genomic stretch CTTGATGGCCGGTTTACGCGAGGCTATTCAACAGGGTAAATTGGCCGCCTTTGTCGACGCCTTCTACGCCAAGCGCGGGCTTCCTGTACCGCCCTTGGACTGACTGTCCGCATCCATTATTAGAAAATTACATTAGGAGTGCCCAATGAGCTTCTTCATCCCCGCCGCATACGCGGACGCTGCAGCACCTGCCGCTGGCCCAGCCGGTACCGGCTTCGAGTGGATTTTCCTGGTCGGTTTCCTGGTCATCTTCTATCTGATGATCTGGCGCCCGCAGGCCAAGCGCGCGAAAGAGCAGAAGAACCTGCTGAGCAACTTGCAGAAAGGTGACGAAGTTGTCACCAACGGCGGCATCGCTGGCAAGATCGTCAAGGTTTCCGATGACTTCGTGGTGCTGGAAGTGTCCGACACTGTCGAGCTGAAGTTCCAGAAGGGTGCCATTGCTGCGACCCTGCCAAAAGGTACGCTCAAGGCTATCTGAGTTACCGGTTTTTTTTCCAGTCGGGGCGCGCAACGCGCCCCGCGTCTTGAACGGGCGGCGTGATGCTGAACAAATATCCTCTGTGGAAATATGCACTGATCGTGCTGGTACTGGTGGTCGGTTTCATTTATTCCGCTCCCAACCTCTACCCGGATGACCCGGCGGTACAGATCAGCGGTGCCAGTTCGGCGCTGCAGGTGAATCAGGCCGACCTCGATCGCGTCAGCAAGGCGCTGGTCGATGCCAAGATCGCGGTCAAGGGTGTAAGCCTGGGTGAAAAGGGCAGCGGGCTGATTCGTCTGACCAATCAGGAAGATCAGTTGCCTGCCAAGGATGTAGTGCGCAAGGCACTGGGCGATGATTACGTCGTGGCCCTGAACCTGGCCCAGACTACCCCGAAATGGCTGCGCAACCTGGGTGCAAGCCCGATGAAGCTGGGCCTGGACCTGTCCGGTGGTGTGCACTTCCTGCTGGAAGTGGACATGGACAAGGCCATGACTGCCCGCATGAAAGTCTACGAAGGCGAGGTCAAGACCTTGCTGCGCAAAGAGCGCATCCGCTACCGCAGCCTGCCTCAGCAGGATGGCGGCATCATGCTGGGCTTCGCTGACGATGCTACCCGCGAACAGGCACGTGCCCTGATCCGCAAGAATTTCAATGATTTCGACCTGACCACCACCGAGCGCAACGAGCTTGCGGTGCTGCGTCTGGCGCTGACCCAGGCGAAAGTCGCCGAGATCCGCGAATACTCGATCAAGCAGAACCTCACCACCGTGCGCAACCGCGTGAACGAGCTGGGTGTGGCCGAGCCGCTGGTACAGCGCCAGGGCGCCAACCGTATCGTGGTCGAGCTGCCAGGCGTGCAGGACACTGCCGAAGCCAAGCGGATCCTTGGTAAAACCGCCAACCTGGAGTTCCGCTTCGGTGCCGAGCCGGGCGCGTCCAAGGCCACCACCGAGGTGTTCGAGTTCCGTGAAGGCGGCCGCTCCGCTGCCGTCGAGCGTGGCCTGATCATCACAGGTGACCAGGTTACCGACGCCCAGGCCAGCTTTGACGAGCATGGTCGCCCGCAGGTGAACATCCGCCTGGATGGTCACGGTGGCGAGCTGATGAGCCGTGCTACCCGTAGCAACGTCGGCCGTAGCATGGCGGTGATCTTTATCGAGCAGAAGCCAGTCACCCGCTACGTCAAGCAGACTGTCGGTGGCGTCGAGAAGGACGTTGCCGTACAAAGCTTCGTGGAAGAGAAGAAAATCATCAGCCTGGCGACCATTCAGTCGCCACTGGGCAGCCAGTTCCGCATCACCGGCCTGAACGGCCAGGGCGAATCGTCGGAGCTGGCACTGCTGCTGCGTGCGGGTGGTCTGGCCGCCCCGATGTACTTCGCTGAAGAACGTACCATTGGCCCGAGCCTGGGTGCCGACAACATCACCAAGGGTATCGATGCGTCGCTGTGGGGCATGTTGTTTGTCTCTCTGTTCATCATTGCCATCTATCGCGCCTTCGGTGTGCTGGCCACCATCGCCCTGGCGGGCAACATGGTGCTGCTGCTGGCGTTGATGTCGCTGCTGGGGGCCACGCTGACCCTGCCGGGGATCGCCGGCATCGTGTTGACCATGGGTATGGCAGTGGACGCCAACGTGCTGATCTTCTCGCGTATTCGCGAAGAGATCGCTGCTGGCATGTCGGTGCAGCGCGCCATCCACGAAGGCTTCAATCGCGCCTACTCGGCAATCGTCGACGCCAACCTGACCACTCTGTTGGTCGGCGGCATCCTGTTTGCCATGGGTACCGGCCCGGTCAAAGGCTTTGCGGTCACCATGTCCCTCGGGATTTTCACCTCGATGTTCACTGCCATCATGGTGACCCGTGCATTGGTCAACCTGACCTGTGGCGGGCGTGACATCAAGAAGCTGTGGGTTTGAGGGAGCTGCGATGAAAACCATCAATTTCATGGGCGTGCGCAAAGTCGCGTTCGCCGTCACCGTGCTCCTCACCGTGCTGGCGCTGTTCAGTTGGTGGCAAAAGGGCCTGAACTTCGGGCTGGACTTCACCGGGGGCACGTTGATCGAGTTGACCTACGAACGCCCGGCTGACGTCAAGGCTGTGCGTGCCGAGCTGGTCAACTCCGGCTTCCACGAAGCTGTGGTTCAGAGCTTCGGTGCTACCACCGACCTGCTGGTGCGCATGCCTGGCGACGACCCGATGCTGGGTAACAAAGTGGCCGAAGCCCTGCAGAAGGTTGGCGGCGACAACCCGGCCAAGGTCAAACGCGTCGAGTTCGTTGGCCCGCAGGTGGGTGAAGAGCTGCGTGACCAGGGCGGCTTGGGCATGCTCCTGGCTCTGGGTGGCATCCTCATTTACCTGGCGTTCCGCTTCCAGTGGAAGTTCGCCGTGGGGGCGATCGTTTCGCTGATCCACGACGTGGTCGTAACGCTGGGTATCCTGTCGTTCTTCCAGATCACCTTCGACCTGACGGTGCTGGCGGCGGTACTGGCGATCATCGGTTACTCGCTGAACGACACCATTGTCGTGTTCGACCGGGTGCGCGAGAACTTCCGCGTGATGCGCAAGGCCTCACTGATCGAGAACATCAACATTTCCACCACCCAGACGCTGCTGCGTACCATCGCCACTTCGGTTTCGACCTTGCTGGCCATTGCCGCGCTGCTGTTCTTTGGGGGTGACAACCTGTTCGGTTTCTCGCTGGCCCTGTTCATTGGTGTCATGGCTGGTACTTACTCGTCGATCTATATCGCCAACGTGGTACTGATCTGGCTGAATCTGAACAGCGAAGATCTCATTCCGCCGGTCAAGGCCGAGGGTGTGGACGACCGTCCGTAAGTTCTTCCCTGCGCCGCCTGGCGGTGAAAAGGCGCGAGTGTTGAACTCGCGCCTTTTTTTTTGCTCCAAGGCTGGGAGAAGCGCGGGTTCATGCCCGCTGGTACGATCAGGAGGTTCACGTGAATAAATCAATGCTGGTGGGTGCGGTGCTGGGTGCTGTCGGTGTAACCGCCGGAGGTGCTGTGGCGACCTACAGCTTGGTGAACAAAGGCCCCGAAGTCGCCCAGGTGACTGACGTGCAGCCGATCAAGCAGCAGGTGAAAACCCCGCGTGAAGTATGCAAGGACGTGACAGTGACGCGCCAGGCGCCCGTCAAGGATCAACACCAGATAGCCGGTACCGTGGTCGGTGCGCTGGCGGGTGGTCTGCTCGGTAATCAGATTGGTGGTGGTACCGGCAAGAAGATTGCTACGGTGGCTGGTGCGGTCGGTGGTGGTTATGCGGGTAACAAGGTGCAGGAAGGCATGCAGGAGCGTGATACCTACACGACCACGCAAACACGCTGCAACACGGTCAACGACATCAGCGAGAAGGTGGTGGGCTATAACGTGACCTATTCCATCGGTGACCAGGTAGGCAAGGTGAAGATGGATCGCGAGCCGGGATCGACCATTCCGCTGGACAAGAATGGCAAGTTGATCCTGAGCGAAGCTGGTCAGTAATTTGCGTTGCCTGTACCGGCCTCTTCGCGGGTAAACCTGTTCTTACAGGGGCAATGCGATCCATGTAGGAGCAGGTTTACCCGCGAAGAGGCCGGTACAGGCCACGCAAAACCACCAGGCACAAAAAAAGCACCTCGAGAGGTGCTTTTTGTTTGCCGGCAATCTGCGCTTAGCGCTTCATGCTTTCTGGCAGGTGCGGCTGGATGGCAGTCAGTACCGCCTTGAAGCACTTGATGTTGCCTGCAACGATGTGGCCTTTGTCGAGGAAGTCGTGGCCGCCGTTGAAGTCGCTTACCAGGCCGCCGGCTTCCTGGATCAGCAGCACGCCAGCTGCCATGTCCCATTCGGACAGGCCCGACTCCCAGAAGGCGTCGAAGCGGCCAGCAGCCACATAGGCCAGGTCCAGGCTGGCGGAGCCGGCGCGGCGGATGCCGGCGGTCTGGCCGGTCAAGGCGCGGAGCATACCCAGGTAGTTGTCCATGTCCGCCATCTGGCCATCACGGAACGGGAAGCCGGTGCCCAGCAGGGCGCCTTCCAGGCTTGTGCGCGAGCTGACGCGCAGGCGGCGGCCATTGAGTTGGGCGCCACGGCCGCGGCTGGCAGTGAATTCTTCCTGGCGAACCGGATCCACGATCACGGCGTGCTCAAGGCGGCCGCGGTATTTGCAGGCGATGCTGACGGCGAAGTGCGGGATGCCGCGCAGGAAGTTGGTGGTGCCGTCCAGCGGATCGATGATCCACAGGTAATCCTTGCCTTCTTCGCCGCTACCCGCGTGCAGGCCGGTTTCCTCGCCCTGGATGGAGTGGTTCGGGTAGGCCTTGCGCAGGGCGTTGACGATGCTTTGCTCGGCGGCGCGATCGACTTCGGAAACGTAGTCCTTGGCCTCTTTCTCATCGACCTTGATGCTATCCAGGCGTTCGATGGAGCGGAAAATCAGTTCACTGGCGCTGCGAGCGGCGCGCAGGGCGATATTCAGCATAGGCTGCATGGGCGGGTCACCTGGAGATGTTAAAGAAGAAAGCCGATCATTCTAGCAGAAAACTTTGGCGGCAGAAGTGTCACATTTGCTTTCATGGCGTTACGTCTGTCGGTTCTGTAAGATCGAAGACCCTGATTCCTGCATCTGTGAGCACAACACCTTGCTGCAAAATATTCGTGTTGTTCTGGTCAATACCAGCCACCCCGGCAATATCGGCGGCGCTGCGCGTGCCATGAAAAACATGGGCTTGTCGCGTCTGGTGCTGGTGCAGCCGAAAGAATTCCCCGCCTTGGATGCCAGTGCCCGAGCTTCGGGCGCCGACGACTTGCTGGATAACGCCCAGGTGGTCGACAGCCTCGAACAGGCGCTGGTTGGCTGCAACCTGGTGATGGGTACCAGCGCCCGCGAGCGCAGCATTCCCTGGCCGTTGATCGGCCCGCGTGAGTGCGGTGCCAAGGCGGTGGAGCATGCCAATGGTGGCGAGGAAATCGCCCTGGTGTTCGGGCGCGAGCACGCCGGCCTGACCAACGAAGAACTGCAGCGATGTCATTTCCATGTGCACATTCCCTCCAATCCCGACTTCAGCTCGCTGAACCTGGCTGCTGCCGTGCAGGTGCTCTCCTATGAGGTGCGCATGGCCTGGCTGGCTGCCGGTGCGGCGCCGGGCAAAGTCGAGAAGGTTGATGCCACTGAGCTGGCGACCATGGATGAAATGGAGCTGTTCTACGACCACCTGGAGAAAACCCTGGTGGGCATCGGTTTCCTCGACCCCGAAAAACCCAAGCACCTGATGCCGCGCCTGCGCCGGCTGTATGGGCGGGTGGCGGTCGAGCGTTCGGAAATGAGCATTTTGCGCGGCATCCTCACCGAGACCCAGAAAGTGGTCCGGGGCGAGCCGCATAAACGGAAGGACTGACAGATGTTCGAACGCCTGCGTGAAGATATTCAAAGCGTATTCCACCGTGACCCGGCTGCGCGCAATGCCTTCGAGGTGCTCACCTGCTACCCCGGCATGCATGCCATCTGGCTGCACCGCTTGGGCAATGCCCTGTGGAAGCGTGATTTCAAGTGGTTGGCCCGGCTGGTGTCGAATTTCGGTCGCTGGCTGACCGGTATCGAAATCCACCCTGGCGCCACCATTGGCCGGCGCTTTTTCATCGATCACGGTATGGGCATCGTCATTGGTGAAACCGCCGAGATCGGCGATGACGTCACCCTGTATCAGGGCGTGACGCTCGGCGGCACCAGCTGGAACAAAGGCAAACGCCACCCCACCTTGGAGAACGGCGTGGTGGTAGGGGCGGGTGCCAAGGTCCTGGGGCCTTTCACCGTCGGCGCCGGGGCCAAGATCGGTTCCAATGCGGTGGTCACCAAAGCAGTGCCGGCCGGGGCTACGGCGGTAGGCATTCCAGGGCGGATCATCGTCAAGAGCGAGGACACCGAAGTCGAAGCCAAGCGTAAGGCAATGGCTGAGAAGATCGGTTTTGATGCCTACGGTGTCAGTGGCGACATGCCCGACCCGGTCGCGCGGGCCATCGGCCAGATGCTCGA from Pseudomonas putida encodes the following:
- the yajC gene encoding preprotein translocase subunit YajC, translating into MSFFIPAAYADAAAPAAGPAGTGFEWIFLVGFLVIFYLMIWRPQAKRAKEQKNLLSNLQKGDEVVTNGGIAGKIVKVSDDFVVLEVSDTVELKFQKGAIAATLPKGTLKAI
- the secD gene encoding protein translocase subunit SecD, encoding MLNKYPLWKYALIVLVLVVGFIYSAPNLYPDDPAVQISGASSALQVNQADLDRVSKALVDAKIAVKGVSLGEKGSGLIRLTNQEDQLPAKDVVRKALGDDYVVALNLAQTTPKWLRNLGASPMKLGLDLSGGVHFLLEVDMDKAMTARMKVYEGEVKTLLRKERIRYRSLPQQDGGIMLGFADDATREQARALIRKNFNDFDLTTTERNELAVLRLALTQAKVAEIREYSIKQNLTTVRNRVNELGVAEPLVQRQGANRIVVELPGVQDTAEAKRILGKTANLEFRFGAEPGASKATTEVFEFREGGRSAAVERGLIITGDQVTDAQASFDEHGRPQVNIRLDGHGGELMSRATRSNVGRSMAVIFIEQKPVTRYVKQTVGGVEKDVAVQSFVEEKKIISLATIQSPLGSQFRITGLNGQGESSELALLLRAGGLAAPMYFAEERTIGPSLGADNITKGIDASLWGMLFVSLFIIAIYRAFGVLATIALAGNMVLLLALMSLLGATLTLPGIAGIVLTMGMAVDANVLIFSRIREEIAAGMSVQRAIHEGFNRAYSAIVDANLTTLLVGGILFAMGTGPVKGFAVTMSLGIFTSMFTAIMVTRALVNLTCGGRDIKKLWV
- the secF gene encoding protein translocase subunit SecF, whose product is MKTINFMGVRKVAFAVTVLLTVLALFSWWQKGLNFGLDFTGGTLIELTYERPADVKAVRAELVNSGFHEAVVQSFGATTDLLVRMPGDDPMLGNKVAEALQKVGGDNPAKVKRVEFVGPQVGEELRDQGGLGMLLALGGILIYLAFRFQWKFAVGAIVSLIHDVVVTLGILSFFQITFDLTVLAAVLAIIGYSLNDTIVVFDRVRENFRVMRKASLIENINISTTQTLLRTIATSVSTLLAIAALLFFGGDNLFGFSLALFIGVMAGTYSSIYIANVVLIWLNLNSEDLIPPVKAEGVDDRP
- a CDS encoding glycine zipper 2TM domain-containing protein — translated: MNKSMLVGAVLGAVGVTAGGAVATYSLVNKGPEVAQVTDVQPIKQQVKTPREVCKDVTVTRQAPVKDQHQIAGTVVGALAGGLLGNQIGGGTGKKIATVAGAVGGGYAGNKVQEGMQERDTYTTTQTRCNTVNDISEKVVGYNVTYSIGDQVGKVKMDREPGSTIPLDKNGKLILSEAGQ
- a CDS encoding inositol monophosphatase is translated as MQPMLNIALRAARSASELIFRSIERLDSIKVDEKEAKDYVSEVDRAAEQSIVNALRKAYPNHSIQGEETGLHAGSGEEGKDYLWIIDPLDGTTNFLRGIPHFAVSIACKYRGRLEHAVIVDPVRQEEFTASRGRGAQLNGRRLRVSSRTSLEGALLGTGFPFRDGQMADMDNYLGMLRALTGQTAGIRRAGSASLDLAYVAAGRFDAFWESGLSEWDMAAGVLLIQEAGGLVSDFNGGHDFLDKGHIVAGNIKCFKAVLTAIQPHLPESMKR
- the trmJ gene encoding tRNA (cytosine(32)/uridine(32)-2'-O)-methyltransferase TrmJ, producing MLQNIRVVLVNTSHPGNIGGAARAMKNMGLSRLVLVQPKEFPALDASARASGADDLLDNAQVVDSLEQALVGCNLVMGTSARERSIPWPLIGPRECGAKAVEHANGGEEIALVFGREHAGLTNEELQRCHFHVHIPSNPDFSSLNLAAAVQVLSYEVRMAWLAAGAAPGKVEKVDATELATMDEMELFYDHLEKTLVGIGFLDPEKPKHLMPRLRRLYGRVAVERSEMSILRGILTETQKVVRGEPHKRKD
- the cysE gene encoding serine O-acetyltransferase, giving the protein MFERLREDIQSVFHRDPAARNAFEVLTCYPGMHAIWLHRLGNALWKRDFKWLARLVSNFGRWLTGIEIHPGATIGRRFFIDHGMGIVIGETAEIGDDVTLYQGVTLGGTSWNKGKRHPTLENGVVVGAGAKVLGPFTVGAGAKIGSNAVVTKAVPAGATAVGIPGRIIVKSEDTEVEAKRKAMAEKIGFDAYGVSGDMPDPVARAIGQMLDHLQAVDERLEGMCGALTKMGSDYCAKELPALPEDDFTEVAQVAQRDTQSH